The nucleotide window ATTATCAATCGCTTAAAGGCGATGCAAGAAGATGCTACCGACGAGCCACAACCCCGTCGTTTTGAAAAAGAAGGCGTGGAACAAGCTACGGTCGTATTTAACCAATTGACCCACACTTACACATTAACCGAACACAATCCGGAAATAACTTTCGAGTTTGATAACATTGATTTAGTCGCTATCGAATTATTCGATTTACTGACGGATAACTAACAAAACTATGGGTGCCATAGTTTTGTTTTTTTTAGACTAAACATTGAATTTTTTCAAAGGTTATTGAATCGAATTGATTACCCCTCGATATCAGCTATACTGTAGTAATGTTAATTATTTTCTGGAGGCTGTCTCATGGCGAACTTTTTTAAACGGAAGACAAACTGGTTGAACACCCGAATGGGCTTCTTCTTGTTAGTCATCGTTCTATTTTGGGTAAAGACTTATATTGCCTATCAAACCGAATTCACTTTAGGCGCGAAGGGGAGTGTGCAACAGTTTCTACTGCTAATCAATCCACTACCGGCAACTTTATTGGTATTCGGTATTGCCCTCTACTTCCGGGGACGGTTGGCCTACTGGCTGATGATGATCATCGATGTGTTAGAGTCGACGTGGATCTTCGCGAACGTCCTTTACTACCGGGAATTCTCGGACTTCCTTTCATTTGGGATCATGAAGGGGTCCAGTGATGTTGGGAATAACCTGGGGAAGAGCATGGCTCAGATTACCCACTTATATGATTTCTTTGTTTACTTGGATATCATTGTTTTGATTGTCTTACTAGTTACACATGTGATTCGAATTGATGCGCGACCATTCAAGCGGCGGTATGCTTTTTCAATCACAGTTCTATCGTTTGGTCTTATGTTTGCAGAGTTCGGGATGGCGAATGCCAACCGGTCGGGACTGTTGACGCGGACATTTGACAACAACTATATCGTGAAGTATCTCGGGTTAAACGAGTACGCGGCCTTTAACGCTTATCAGACACAAAAGGAAAGTGCGACGCGGGCGAGTGCCAATGCCAGTGATATGAAGAGTGTGTTGAAGTATCTTAAGCAAAATCAAGTCAGTCCTAACGTTTCCTACTACGGTAAGGAAAAGGGAAAGAATGTTTTTGTGATTCATTTGGAGAGTTTTCAACAATTTTTACTCGACTATAAGGTTGGCGGGAAAGAGGTCACACCGACTCTAAACAAGTTCTATCATAATCAGAACACGCTTTCCTTCGACAACTTCTATAATCAGGTAGCACAGGGGAAGACCTCTGATGCGGAAATGATGTTGGAAAATTCCCTGTTTGGATTACCGCAGGGGTCAGCGATGACGACGTATGGGACGCAAAATACATTCCAGGCAGCGCCAGCCATTCTAAGTCAGGAGGCTGGGTATACGACGGCCGCATTCCATGGGGATGTGCCGAGTTTCTGGAATCGGGATAACACCTACAAGTCATGGGGCTATCAGTACTTCTTTAGTTCTAGCTACTACACTGAGAAATCTGGTTATACGGTGGGGTATGGACTTAAGGATAAGATTTTCTTCAAACAGTCGGCTAAATACATAGAACAGTTACCACAACCGTTCTATGCGAAGCTGATTACGCTAACGAACCACTATCCGTACGAACTAGATAAGAAGAACACAGATTTCCCAGCGACTAAAACTGGGGATAAGACTGTGGACCCTTATGTTCAGACGGCTCATTACTTGGATCAATCTTTTGCAGAGTTCTTAAGCTACCTGAAGAAGGTGGGCCTTTATAAAAATAGTGTGATTGTGGCGTATGGTGATCATTATGGTATTTCAAATAATCACCGGCCAGCGATTGCACAGTTGTTAGGGAAGAGTAAGGTCACTAACTTTGACCTGGCTCAGTTCCA belongs to Levilactobacillus yonginensis and includes:
- a CDS encoding LTA synthase family protein, which produces MANFFKRKTNWLNTRMGFFLLVIVLFWVKTYIAYQTEFTLGAKGSVQQFLLLINPLPATLLVFGIALYFRGRLAYWLMMIIDVLESTWIFANVLYYREFSDFLSFGIMKGSSDVGNNLGKSMAQITHLYDFFVYLDIIVLIVLLVTHVIRIDARPFKRRYAFSITVLSFGLMFAEFGMANANRSGLLTRTFDNNYIVKYLGLNEYAAFNAYQTQKESATRASANASDMKSVLKYLKQNQVSPNVSYYGKEKGKNVFVIHLESFQQFLLDYKVGGKEVTPTLNKFYHNQNTLSFDNFYNQVAQGKTSDAEMMLENSLFGLPQGSAMTTYGTQNTFQAAPAILSQEAGYTTAAFHGDVPSFWNRDNTYKSWGYQYFFSSSYYTEKSGYTVGYGLKDKIFFKQSAKYIEQLPQPFYAKLITLTNHYPYELDKKNTDFPATKTGDKTVDPYVQTAHYLDQSFAEFLSYLKKVGLYKNSVIVAYGDHYGISNNHRPAIAQLLGKSKVTNFDLAQFQKVPFMIHATGLKGGINHTYGGEIDVLPTLLDLLGVKNTDTVQFGQDLLAKNRNQTVAFRNGNFVSPKYTKLGGTVYDTKTGDVLELTAAQKKAVDQLQNHVTTELSLSDRVIYGDLLRFYKPAGFAKVDKSSFTYKYKPAMERLAEVEKKEKTSALAKNDGKTTDYKTDAPELK
- a CDS encoding YkuJ family protein, which encodes MEESQLIGIINRLKAMQEDATDEPQPRRFEKEGVEQATVVFNQLTHTYTLTEHNPEITFEFDNIDLVAIELFDLLTDN